The Paracholeplasma brassicae genome includes the window AAAGTATATGAAAGATGTGAAAAATAATGAAACGAACAATATATCATATTGCAACTGAGTTGGGGTTATCTCCAGGGACGATATCGAAGGTAATCAATAAAACCGGTAACGTTTCAGAAGAAACACGAAAACGCGTTTTGGATTACATCAAAGAAGTTGGTTACGTCCCAGCAACAAGTGCAAGAATGCTAAAGAGTAAGAGAAGCTATACCATTGGGGTTGTTTTTTCGGAAGATTTAAAAATAGGATTAGAGCATTCATTCTTTGCATCAATTCTACAAAATTTTAAATCGTACGTTGAAAAAGAAGGTTATGAGCTCTCATTTATCGTTACTCAATTAGGTGAACATAAGATGAGCTATTATGAGTGGTGTATGAATAAAAAGGTTGACGGTGTCTTTATTGTCGTCGGTGAGGCGAATGACGACGGAATTATTGAACTGGCAAACAAAAATATTCCTTGCGTATCAACGGATATTGTCATACCTGGAATAACGTCTGTGATTTCGGATAATGAAGATGGTATAATCCAATCACTAGACTATCTATTTAAAGATAGAAGTCTCAGTGACGTTGCAATTATCACAGGACCATTGAAATCAAGATCATTTTATATTCGTTACCAAACCTACATGAATTATCTAAAAACAAATAAACTACCCATCAAGAAATCCTATATTGTTGAGGCAGAGAGCTTTGGATTTACTAGTGGTGTAAACGCAGCAAACAAGTTAATTGAAGAAAACCCAGTCTTACCAAAAGCGATTCTTGTTGGTTCAGATGATATTGCACTTGGTGTGTTAAAGTCGCTTAAGGAACACCAAATTAAAGTGCCTGATGATATCGAGATTATTGGGTTTGATGACATTCCATTTGCTAAACATTTCACCCCAAGCTTAACCACCGTAAAACAGGACAAGGTGATGATAGGTGAAACAGCTGCAAAAGCATTGATTAACATGATAGAGCACAGTAATCAGA containing:
- a CDS encoding LacI family DNA-binding transcriptional regulator translates to MKRTIYHIATELGLSPGTISKVINKTGNVSEETRKRVLDYIKEVGYVPATSARMLKSKRSYTIGVVFSEDLKIGLEHSFFASILQNFKSYVEKEGYELSFIVTQLGEHKMSYYEWCMNKKVDGVFIVVGEANDDGIIELANKNIPCVSTDIVIPGITSVISDNEDGIIQSLDYLFKDRSLSDVAIITGPLKSRSFYIRYQTYMNYLKTNKLPIKKSYIVEAESFGFTSGVNAANKLIEENPVLPKAILVGSDDIALGVLKSLKEHQIKVPDDIEIIGFDDIPFAKHFTPSLTTVKQDKVMIGETAAKALINMIEHSNQKQEILIKVPVSLILRESTK